From a single Agrobacterium tumefaciens genomic region:
- a CDS encoding Arc family DNA-binding protein, translating to MTTTRSKPDQYQLRFPPGLRDRLKNEADRRGRSMNAEIIERLEQSLRGWPKVTVPEQLFERVKRARSYQRDEIEQEINKSAIALIEKSLPSSGAMHRDLLGLFYQVLNMVPDEERESLRERFKDIFDDLVSASDDRRKR from the coding sequence ATGACGACAACCCGAAGCAAGCCAGATCAGTATCAGCTGAGGTTCCCGCCCGGTCTGAGGGATCGTTTGAAGAATGAAGCCGATCGGCGCGGGCGCTCGATGAACGCGGAGATTATTGAGCGTCTTGAGCAGTCTCTAAGAGGCTGGCCGAAGGTCACGGTTCCAGAACAATTGTTCGAGAGAGTGAAGCGGGCTCGGAGCTATCAACGTGATGAGATTGAGCAAGAAATCAATAAGTCAGCAATAGCCCTGATCGAGAAATCACTTCCCTCATCAGGAGCTATGCACCGTGATCTCTTGGGTCTTTTCTATCAGGTGCTGAACATGGTTCCCGATGAAGAGCGGGAAAGTCTTCGAGAGCGGTTTAAGGACATATTCGATGATCTGGTAAGTGCTTCAGATGACAGGAGGAAAAGGTGA
- a CDS encoding DUF3168 domain-containing protein: MSAELALQKAIRARLVASPEILGLLPAANILDRNERPNPRPSIVIGEGQSVDEGDSIARTLTRVYMDLHVWVEEPSTEISKRIAGAIRLAMKVRPPVGDGYNCADCRVRGTRFMRDPDGKTSHAIVTIDALVQEVA, encoded by the coding sequence ATGAGCGCTGAACTTGCCCTGCAGAAAGCCATCCGTGCGCGCCTCGTGGCATCCCCAGAAATTCTGGGACTGCTACCCGCTGCCAACATCCTCGACCGCAACGAGCGTCCGAACCCGCGCCCCTCCATCGTCATCGGTGAAGGCCAGAGCGTGGACGAAGGCGACAGCATCGCCCGCACCCTGACGCGGGTTTACATGGACCTGCATGTGTGGGTGGAAGAGCCATCAACGGAGATCAGCAAGCGCATTGCCGGGGCGATCCGGCTTGCCATGAAGGTCCGGCCCCCAGTGGGGGATGGATACAATTGCGCCGATTGCCGAGTGCGCGGCACCCGTTTCATGCGCGATCCAGACGGCAAGACCAGTCACGCCATCGTCACCATCGACGCCCTTGTGCAGGAGGTCGCATGA
- a CDS encoding Arc family DNA-binding protein: MSRFNKRTKVKDFDQFQLRLPPGMRATIAAMSADVDVSMNALIVHLIEQGMKAKGPATAPTVPSHGSITHPCMRKDEMNVATNTTAPAVEQELICDKVDRLARELSEALPQWFNGQFMAMVYPAGDVRGYWFRSLFRDENGEKTDPVVKAVQDYRDGCARFNAINSADWPLHGGEDAVIEKTYGGPMKALENWDRPCASRDGAIAALRHALAESEDIYCSDSIGPMLRAALGYLEGASA; the protein is encoded by the coding sequence ATGAGCCGTTTCAACAAGAGGACCAAGGTCAAAGATTTTGACCAATTCCAGCTTCGCCTTCCTCCGGGAATGCGAGCCACAATAGCAGCTATGTCTGCTGACGTTGACGTGTCGATGAACGCGCTGATCGTCCACTTGATCGAACAAGGCATGAAAGCAAAAGGCCCGGCAACCGCGCCAACGGTTCCGAGCCATGGCTCAATCACTCACCCCTGCATGAGGAAAGACGAAATGAACGTTGCAACGAATACCACGGCTCCCGCCGTCGAACAAGAATTGATCTGCGACAAGGTTGACCGTCTGGCCCGAGAGCTTTCCGAAGCCCTGCCGCAGTGGTTCAATGGCCAGTTCATGGCGATGGTCTATCCTGCCGGCGATGTCCGCGGCTACTGGTTCCGCAGTCTCTTCCGTGACGAGAACGGCGAGAAGACTGATCCGGTAGTGAAAGCCGTTCAAGACTACCGAGACGGCTGCGCACGGTTCAATGCGATCAATAGCGCTGATTGGCCGCTCCATGGCGGAGAGGATGCCGTAATCGAAAAGACCTATGGCGGGCCTATGAAGGCGCTGGAGAACTGGGACCGGCCTTGCGCATCCCGAGACGGAGCAATCGCGGCCCTTCGGCATGCGTTGGCTGAGAGCGAGGATATTTATTGTTCGGACAGCATCGGCCCCATGCTTCGCGCTGCTCTTGGATATCTGGAAGGAGCCTCAGCATGA
- a CDS encoding phage major capsid protein, whose translation MKHFTLETRAEPEDDPLAAATQAVEELRAGFTEYRTGSETEINELRTQLADLETRMNRPGGAGNPGDDEISLERRAFSNFLRLGDNRMDPEETRALIVGDDTKGGYLAPAEFQTEVIRGIVEISPIRQAVRVGSTSAGSVILPKLTGRPTASWVGEDEERDETTMTYGQLEIPIHEIACFIDVSLRLLEDSAINVESEIATELSQEFALKENAAFSNGNGAKKPLGIQQVPNIAEVINGHATNISADQLIGLMYAMPAAYRNNGSWLMNGTTLGKVRTIKDGQGNYLWQPSYQAGQPSTLLGRPVIEDPTMPDIANGTFPIYYGDFSKAYRVYDRVGMSVLRDPYTQATKGMVRFHARRRVGGGPTLTEALRKLKMATA comes from the coding sequence ATGAAGCACTTCACCCTCGAAACCCGAGCCGAACCGGAAGATGATCCGCTGGCCGCAGCAACGCAGGCCGTGGAAGAGCTGCGCGCCGGGTTTACCGAATATCGCACCGGCTCCGAAACCGAGATCAACGAACTGCGCACGCAGCTTGCCGACCTCGAAACCCGCATGAACCGTCCCGGCGGCGCAGGCAATCCCGGCGACGACGAAATCTCGCTGGAGCGCCGTGCGTTCTCCAACTTCCTGCGCCTGGGCGACAACCGCATGGACCCGGAAGAAACCCGCGCTCTGATCGTGGGTGATGACACCAAGGGCGGCTATCTGGCTCCTGCCGAGTTCCAGACCGAAGTCATCCGCGGCATCGTGGAAATCTCCCCGATCCGTCAGGCTGTCCGCGTCGGCTCCACCTCTGCCGGTTCCGTCATCCTGCCGAAGCTCACCGGCCGCCCGACTGCCTCGTGGGTGGGTGAAGACGAGGAACGCGATGAAACGACCATGACCTATGGTCAGCTTGAAATCCCGATCCACGAGATTGCATGCTTTATCGACGTGTCGCTCCGTCTTCTCGAAGACTCGGCCATCAACGTCGAATCCGAGATTGCCACGGAACTGTCGCAGGAGTTCGCCCTCAAGGAAAACGCGGCCTTCTCGAATGGCAACGGCGCCAAGAAGCCGCTCGGCATCCAGCAGGTTCCGAACATCGCGGAAGTCATCAACGGCCACGCCACGAACATCAGCGCTGACCAGCTTATCGGCCTGATGTACGCCATGCCGGCCGCCTATCGGAACAACGGCTCCTGGCTGATGAACGGCACCACGCTCGGCAAGGTCCGCACCATCAAGGATGGTCAGGGCAATTACCTCTGGCAGCCGTCCTATCAGGCGGGCCAGCCGTCCACCCTGCTCGGCCGTCCGGTTATTGAAGACCCGACCATGCCGGACATCGCAAACGGCACGTTCCCGATCTACTACGGCGATTTCAGCAAGGCATACCGCGTCTATGACCGCGTGGGCATGTCGGTGCTGCGCGACCCGTACACGCAGGCGACAAAGGGCATGGTTCGCTTCCACGCCCGCCGCCGCGTCGGTGGTGGCCCGACCCTCACCGAAGCACTCCGCAAACTCAAGATGGCGACCGCCTAA
- a CDS encoding HK97-gp10 family putative phage morphogenesis protein, whose translation MADDGGIGRIKQRLAMIPKNVREAMVPELVKSGNDLAVTARILAPRDTGALQESITVTPGGSNTPPYSTPGGRVTVPELAVAVTAGNKDVRYAHLVEYGTQEAAAQPYFWPAFRLLRKKITGRIKRAASTAVKKNWGGR comes from the coding sequence TTGGCTGACGATGGTGGAATCGGTCGCATCAAGCAGCGGCTGGCGATGATCCCGAAGAACGTGCGGGAGGCGATGGTGCCGGAGCTGGTGAAGTCGGGCAACGACCTCGCAGTGACAGCCCGCATCCTCGCGCCACGGGACACAGGCGCCCTGCAGGAGAGCATCACGGTAACGCCGGGTGGATCGAACACCCCGCCCTACTCCACACCCGGTGGCCGCGTCACGGTCCCTGAACTGGCCGTCGCTGTGACCGCTGGAAACAAGGATGTCAGGTATGCGCACCTCGTAGAGTACGGCACACAGGAGGCTGCAGCGCAGCCGTATTTCTGGCCTGCCTTCCGTCTCCTCCGCAAGAAGATTACAGGCCGCATCAAGCGCGCTGCATCCACTGCCGTGAAGAAGAACTGGGGTGGCCGATGA
- a CDS encoding phage tail assembly chaperone: MNLEKLLCAELKRQLEAKGVRDTRIPSGGELLWKWFMALHKTRQTGMAGPQPITYAEIMAYSHIYSLPIEPRHVKILVAMDQAYLETVYKKQPQAPEGVKVLPPVSKAPLTAGLFDAQFGGAK, from the coding sequence ATGAACCTCGAAAAGCTCCTCTGCGCCGAACTGAAGCGCCAGCTTGAAGCCAAGGGTGTTCGTGACACACGAATACCTTCTGGCGGCGAACTGCTGTGGAAATGGTTCATGGCCCTGCACAAGACCCGGCAGACTGGTATGGCTGGCCCTCAGCCGATCACTTACGCGGAAATTATGGCCTACAGCCATATTTACTCCCTGCCGATCGAGCCACGGCACGTAAAAATCCTCGTAGCCATGGATCAGGCCTACCTCGAAACCGTCTACAAGAAGCAACCGCAGGCGCCTGAGGGCGTGAAGGTTCTCCCGCCGGTATCGAAAGCTCCGCTGACGGCCGGTCTCTTTGATGCTCAATTCGGGGGTGCGAAATGA
- a CDS encoding head-tail connector protein: MIVDVAILMQQLNATGIPGTDDDALIERKIEAAQNHIERLLGFRIEETYGGTDQDEIPSALVEAVCQLAAHWYENREATLVGVSAQELPFGVWQIVNEFREYSFG; encoded by the coding sequence ATGATTGTAGACGTAGCGATTTTGATGCAGCAATTGAACGCCACCGGCATCCCCGGAACGGACGATGACGCGCTGATCGAGCGCAAGATCGAGGCCGCCCAGAACCATATCGAACGCCTGCTCGGCTTCAGGATTGAGGAGACCTATGGCGGCACGGATCAAGACGAAATTCCGTCGGCGCTGGTTGAGGCTGTCTGTCAACTGGCGGCGCATTGGTACGAAAACCGGGAAGCAACCCTTGTCGGTGTGAGCGCTCAGGAACTGCCCTTCGGCGTCTGGCAGATCGTCAACGAATTCAGGGAGTATTCCTTTGGCTGA
- a CDS encoding DUF6074 family protein, which produces MKGEQLNLFDQPEKKPMAEVILFPVDREIGFIRETARILTIKQGAAADRFWQMTTRRLYARLQVRGMKDEDIKAEVRCFANAVFSQLQMDASSNPKGAA; this is translated from the coding sequence ATGAAAGGTGAACAGCTTAATCTCTTTGATCAGCCGGAGAAGAAACCGATGGCCGAGGTAATTTTGTTTCCGGTTGACCGAGAGATCGGCTTCATCCGTGAAACCGCTCGCATTCTGACCATCAAGCAAGGGGCGGCCGCTGACAGGTTTTGGCAGATGACAACGCGCAGGCTTTATGCTCGCCTCCAGGTTCGAGGCATGAAAGATGAGGATATCAAGGCTGAGGTAAGATGCTTTGCCAATGCTGTTTTCTCTCAGTTGCAGATGGATGCTTCCAGTAATCCGAAAGGTGCTGCATGA
- a CDS encoding phage terminase small subunit P27 family — translation MSSKGTRGAKATLKAIDGGLKGVPKASANLPTQMEEEWNTIAAEMVQRQILTASMTGLLEAYLIAIWTVRECQKAIEEHGILTKTAHGNLKPNPASGLMSKAQETVARMSAELGLTPAARSKQGFTPSEGNSKKGGAPDGLDV, via the coding sequence ATGAGCAGCAAAGGGACACGCGGAGCGAAGGCCACGCTGAAGGCCATCGACGGCGGTTTGAAGGGCGTTCCCAAAGCCTCTGCAAATTTGCCGACCCAGATGGAAGAGGAATGGAACACGATTGCCGCCGAAATGGTGCAGCGTCAAATCCTGACCGCATCCATGACGGGACTGCTGGAAGCGTACCTCATTGCAATCTGGACCGTGCGCGAATGCCAGAAGGCGATCGAGGAGCACGGCATTCTCACGAAAACAGCCCACGGCAATCTCAAGCCGAACCCAGCCTCTGGCCTGATGTCCAAGGCGCAGGAGACCGTTGCCCGCATGTCGGCAGAGCTTGGCCTGACGCCGGCAGCGAGATCGAAGCAGGGTTTTACTCCATCGGAGGGAAACTCGAAGAAAGGAGGCGCACCCGATGGCCTCGACGTCTAA
- a CDS encoding spike base protein, RCAP_Rcc01079 family, protein MGVDLPYAMTAGQILPLRPVRVLATGTTGTFYGWA, encoded by the coding sequence CTGGGTGTCGATCTGCCCTATGCCATGACGGCTGGCCAGATCCTCCCCCTTCGTCCGGTTCGTGTTCTGGCAACAGGCACGACCGGCACATTCTACGGGTGGGCCTGA
- a CDS encoding HK97 family phage prohead protease: MDHLDLSLRFEAPSDTGEFSGYAVIWDQRNAHNEIVKRGAFRASLELHRQAGTRPVMLWSHDPTDIIGVWTEIREDEKGLFVRGKIVTGTTRGREAYELLKADALNGLSIGFRLNKGGETRQAGTRILTGIDVREISLVGMPSAPNARITSVRSSGRSTESAAAFINACRKAKCALVSKGK, translated from the coding sequence ATGGATCACCTCGACCTTTCCCTCAGATTTGAGGCGCCCAGCGATACCGGCGAGTTCTCCGGCTATGCCGTCATCTGGGATCAGCGCAACGCCCATAACGAAATCGTCAAGCGTGGGGCATTTCGGGCTTCTCTGGAATTGCACAGGCAGGCAGGCACCCGGCCCGTCATGCTCTGGTCGCACGATCCAACTGACATCATCGGCGTATGGACCGAAATCCGTGAGGACGAGAAAGGCCTGTTCGTTCGCGGGAAAATCGTCACCGGCACGACGCGCGGCCGGGAGGCTTACGAGCTTCTGAAGGCCGACGCGCTGAATGGTCTCTCGATCGGCTTCCGCCTCAACAAGGGCGGCGAGACACGACAGGCCGGCACTCGCATCCTGACCGGCATCGACGTGCGCGAAATCTCCCTCGTGGGCATGCCATCTGCACCCAATGCCCGGATCACCTCAGTTCGCAGTTCTGGCCGCTCTACCGAGAGCGCAGCGGCCTTCATCAACGCATGCCGGAAGGCGAAATGCGCTCTCGTCAGCAAAGGGAAATGA
- a CDS encoding terminase large subunit, with protein MASTSKVENIPQFKATRPEWIFDGSEIEDTFGYGERAVDFLRRLKHPKSESGDFELPLFWERIVRRIYGPCYPNKRRQVKTVFILLPRGARKTTMGAGLALLHTVGWERVPGGQAMVAASAEEDARIAYDEAVGIVGETEWLQSAMKPTESVFYLEHRKSKATFRALASGGKGKLGKTPNFVLADELINWEGENSRRNWQAIRTGLNKVPNTLLVIITQAGRGQENLAYELLTYARKVQSSVIHDPNFLPVLFESHPDDDWQDEELWHMVNPGLAEGYPDIDGLRTMAREAKERPSDRDNFRQFHLNCWLDYSASPFVSMPIYDEGNFRPDLDELEANQTPCYLGVDLSKTTDLTAVVACWGDRENGYAVHPWFYLPKDNLLKRGAREGVNYAVWEEQGHITLTEGNVVDYHAVEAHIKELCARFNVREIAFDPALARNSINNLLDEGLPVVEFRQGWLTMSPAINELERAILARQFQHGGHPILRWHFDNIALREDSSGNRSFHKAKSKDHIDGAVATAMAVARCAAGDSGRSSYDDFDGDIGEWSYA; from the coding sequence ATGGCCTCGACGTCTAAGGTGGAAAATATTCCACAATTCAAAGCCACGCGCCCGGAGTGGATCTTCGACGGCAGCGAGATCGAGGACACGTTCGGCTATGGCGAGCGCGCCGTGGACTTCCTGCGCCGCCTGAAGCATCCGAAGAGCGAGAGCGGTGATTTCGAACTGCCGTTGTTCTGGGAACGTATCGTCCGCCGCATCTATGGCCCGTGCTATCCGAACAAGCGCCGACAGGTGAAGACGGTATTCATCCTCCTGCCGCGTGGCGCCCGCAAGACCACGATGGGCGCAGGCCTCGCATTGCTCCATACGGTGGGCTGGGAGCGCGTTCCCGGTGGTCAGGCAATGGTTGCCGCCTCTGCCGAGGAAGACGCCCGTATCGCTTACGACGAGGCCGTGGGCATCGTAGGCGAAACCGAGTGGCTGCAATCAGCCATGAAGCCTACCGAGAGCGTGTTCTATCTGGAGCATCGCAAGAGCAAGGCCACGTTCCGCGCTCTGGCATCCGGTGGCAAGGGCAAGCTCGGCAAGACTCCAAACTTCGTGCTGGCCGACGAGCTGATCAATTGGGAGGGCGAGAACAGCCGCCGCAATTGGCAGGCCATCCGCACGGGCTTGAACAAGGTTCCGAACACGCTGCTGGTGATCATTACGCAGGCCGGCCGAGGACAGGAAAACCTTGCCTATGAGCTTCTGACCTATGCCCGCAAGGTCCAGTCCAGTGTGATCCATGATCCGAACTTCCTGCCGGTCCTGTTCGAGAGCCACCCCGACGACGATTGGCAGGATGAAGAACTCTGGCACATGGTCAATCCCGGCCTGGCTGAAGGCTATCCGGATATCGACGGCCTGCGCACCATGGCGCGGGAAGCCAAGGAACGGCCATCTGACCGCGATAACTTCCGCCAGTTCCACCTCAACTGCTGGCTCGATTACAGCGCGTCTCCGTTCGTCTCCATGCCGATCTATGACGAGGGGAACTTTCGTCCAGATTTGGACGAATTGGAAGCGAACCAGACGCCTTGCTATCTCGGCGTGGACCTTTCCAAGACCACCGACTTGACCGCCGTTGTTGCCTGCTGGGGAGACCGTGAGAACGGGTATGCCGTCCACCCTTGGTTCTACCTGCCGAAAGACAACCTGCTGAAGCGTGGCGCGCGTGAGGGTGTAAATTACGCTGTCTGGGAAGAGCAAGGCCACATCACGCTCACAGAGGGCAACGTGGTCGATTACCACGCGGTAGAGGCTCACATCAAAGAGCTATGCGCCCGGTTCAACGTTCGCGAGATAGCTTTCGATCCGGCGCTCGCCCGCAACAGCATCAACAATCTTCTGGATGAAGGTTTGCCCGTGGTCGAGTTTCGGCAGGGCTGGCTCACGATGTCCCCTGCCATCAATGAGCTTGAGCGTGCCATCCTGGCCCGGCAGTTCCAGCACGGCGGCCACCCGATCCTACGGTGGCACTTCGATAACATCGCTCTCCGCGAAGACAGTTCCGGCAACCGTTCCTTCCACAAAGCCAAAAGCAAAGACCACATCGATGGCGCCGTCGCCACAGCCATGGCCGTTGCCCGCTGCGCTGCCGGCGATAGCGGCCGATCCTCTTACGACGATTTCGATGGTGACATCGGAGAATGGAGCTACGCATGA
- a CDS encoding phage head closure protein: MRAGNLDRSITVQSFTSTVNDFGTPIETWTDVATVRAQIIQSSTEEFLTSGATDETVIIFRTRYFGGVTTSSQVIYEGNTFNVREVKEIGRRKGLDLRCERKVSA; this comes from the coding sequence ATGAGAGCCGGGAACCTTGATCGCTCTATCACCGTCCAGAGCTTCACCAGCACCGTGAACGACTTCGGCACGCCTATCGAGACGTGGACCGACGTTGCCACCGTGCGCGCCCAGATCATCCAGAGCAGCACAGAGGAGTTCCTGACCAGCGGCGCAACCGACGAGACCGTCATCATTTTCCGCACCCGTTATTTCGGTGGCGTAACAACCTCTAGCCAAGTCATCTACGAGGGCAATACCTTCAACGTCCGCGAGGTCAAAGAGATCGGCCGTCGCAAGGGCCTGGACCTGCGCTGTGAACGAAAGGTGTCCGCATGA
- a CDS encoding DUF3102 domain-containing protein → MTEGSNRLPHLLAEIKTANVVFAQAQKTTASAAFVMGKSLIEAKELCGHGDWTGFLKETGLPPRTAQRYMRLVQSGLGSEYIGLIGVTEALREIDEAQEIMPSDGKAIMAVWEGEPTPDTMMWWRLDRHTGGFFQVHTNDDDPDVATFLIVHSMPVVFIAFIVDVFSNGLMWDQPRQQRFRREVTMEERDEKIAFVKAEAARFQEARK, encoded by the coding sequence ATGACAGAAGGTAGCAACCGTCTCCCGCATCTGCTCGCTGAAATCAAAACCGCCAATGTCGTTTTTGCCCAGGCGCAAAAGACGACAGCATCGGCCGCGTTCGTTATGGGGAAATCGCTCATTGAAGCGAAAGAACTCTGCGGACACGGCGATTGGACCGGCTTCCTGAAGGAGACAGGCCTGCCGCCGCGAACAGCGCAGCGATATATGCGACTCGTCCAGTCCGGCTTAGGCTCCGAGTACATTGGTCTGATCGGCGTCACCGAGGCTCTTAGAGAGATAGATGAGGCGCAGGAAATTATGCCTTCGGATGGCAAGGCCATAATGGCCGTTTGGGAAGGAGAACCTACCCCAGACACGATGATGTGGTGGCGCCTCGACCGTCATACTGGCGGTTTCTTTCAGGTCCACACCAACGACGATGATCCCGATGTCGCCACCTTCCTGATCGTGCATTCAATGCCGGTCGTCTTCATCGCCTTTATCGTGGACGTATTCTCAAACGGTCTCATGTGGGACCAGCCGAGGCAGCAGCGGTTCCGCAGGGAAGTCACGATGGAGGAGCGCGACGAGAAGATTGCCTTTGTCAAAGCGGAAGCCGCTCGCTTCCAGGAGGCTCGGAAATGA
- a CDS encoding phage portal protein yields MSWNPFKRTEKIETRDENLKDEDGFLAALWSGVSSGTVAISGAQALRVPAVANAVRVISEAAATLDIRIMERREDGTEEEDRNHPIGVLLRGDVNPWSAGFDLIRDLAADALTRDWGGLAYVNRVRGEIREIIRYQPQGISVTFDPWTGEPTYRINGQIVKPDSVVHVRGPFDKSPLTLAAEAIGAAKVMETHASNFFKNGATPGVVILNKKSLGDEGAKKMIAGWRKAFRQPSDSGKAAVLWDDADIKQLMLNSVDSQFIELRKFQIIEIARAFRVPPSMLFELDRATWSNSEQMGREFLTYTLEPWLRALETALGRALLTREDRKRYRISFDRDDLTRADLTSRATAISTLISAKVLNPNEARGWLDLGPYEGGNEYGNPHINPNDQKANLPADQEDGADTLKTDKEPKPDDAR; encoded by the coding sequence ATGAGCTGGAACCCTTTCAAACGCACCGAAAAGATCGAGACGCGAGACGAGAACCTCAAGGATGAGGACGGCTTTCTCGCTGCCTTGTGGTCCGGTGTCTCCTCCGGCACGGTGGCAATCTCCGGCGCTCAAGCGCTGCGCGTCCCGGCCGTGGCCAATGCGGTCAGGGTCATATCTGAAGCCGCCGCCACCCTCGATATCAGGATCATGGAACGCCGCGAGGACGGCACCGAGGAAGAGGACCGCAATCACCCGATCGGTGTCTTGTTGCGTGGTGACGTCAACCCATGGTCTGCAGGCTTCGACCTTATCCGCGATCTGGCCGCCGACGCCCTCACCCGTGACTGGGGTGGCCTCGCCTATGTGAACCGCGTGCGCGGCGAGATCCGCGAAATCATCCGGTACCAGCCGCAAGGCATCAGCGTGACCTTCGATCCTTGGACCGGCGAACCGACCTATCGCATCAACGGCCAAATCGTGAAGCCCGATAGCGTGGTGCACGTCCGCGGTCCTTTCGACAAATCGCCGCTCACCCTTGCCGCCGAAGCAATCGGTGCCGCAAAGGTAATGGAAACCCACGCCTCCAATTTCTTCAAGAATGGCGCAACGCCTGGTGTCGTGATCCTCAACAAGAAGAGCCTTGGAGACGAAGGCGCCAAGAAGATGATCGCCGGATGGCGCAAGGCTTTCCGCCAGCCGTCGGATAGCGGCAAGGCTGCCGTTCTCTGGGATGACGCCGATATCAAGCAGCTCATGCTCAACTCGGTGGACAGCCAGTTCATCGAACTGCGCAAGTTCCAGATCATCGAGATTGCCCGCGCCTTCCGCGTCCCGCCCTCCATGCTGTTCGAACTCGACCGCGCCACATGGAGCAATTCCGAGCAGATGGGCCGGGAGTTCCTGACCTACACGCTGGAGCCATGGCTTCGCGCTCTGGAGACTGCCCTTGGCCGTGCGCTGCTGACCCGCGAGGATCGCAAGCGCTACCGCATCAGCTTCGACCGAGACGACCTGACCCGTGCTGACCTCACGTCGCGCGCTACAGCGATTTCAACCCTCATCAGCGCCAAGGTGCTCAATCCGAACGAAGCCCGTGGGTGGCTCGATCTGGGGCCATACGAGGGCGGCAACGAGTACGGCAACCCGCACATCAATCCGAACGACCAGAAGGCAAATTTGCCCGCTGATCAAGAGGACGGCGCCGACACTTTGAAAACCGACAAGGAGCCTAAGCCCGATGACGCTCGATGA